A stretch of Nonomuraea africana DNA encodes these proteins:
- a CDS encoding VIT domain-containing protein, whose translation MKIISLDPAQCRPEPDAGMGALRTERGNLPLESVDVAARISGLIAGVEVTQGFRNPFDVALEATYVFPLPDRAAVTAFTMEADGRVIEGVLKERGQARADYDRALSEGRRAALAEEDRPDVFTITVGNILPGERVTVRLTLSQPLPYEDGAATFRFPLVVAPRYIPGAPLDGAPAGGGVAPDTGAVPDASRITPPVLLPGFPHPVRLSLRADVDPAGLELREMASSLHVVEREGTTVELRPGERLDRDFILRLSFEASTALLLDGEGTFQLTVVPPALEEARVPRDVVLLLDRSGSMTGWKMVAARRAAARIVDTLTSGDRFAVLTFDSVVEQAFDGLRPASDRNRYRAVEHLSRVDARGGTELLAPLHQAISLLTAVPSVEERPEAAAAGSARDRVVVLVTDGQVGNEDQILEQAGGALSAMRVHVVGIDRAVNAGFLGRLAGLGAGRCELVESEDRLDAAMEQIHRRIGAPLVTDLSLKGLDLEPDTVTHLGSIFPGVPLTVSGRYRNGFTGQSTARGAGPVTGGIIDRDTSHASDQGAARHEEAITIRGLAGGSPWEQTVPGTVVSNPALRAIWARAHLRDLEDRYAMGEHDLESRIVETSTTYGVLCRFTAYVAVDTRQVTDGAPEHRVIQPVEPPSGWELPAMPAAPSGMMFTTMAAAAPMPGGFAAEVSGFDDSGSGRPVRAAGPAPRLRPAGMPKLGFGKAVPPQAPVRHQLDLVLPQLVAELERLKTVATDRLAYLADLGSRLAALASYLGGHDELSALAGELEAAERPGADADALWARAVEVLTRLTGGSPETGERRPFWKRG comes from the coding sequence ATGAAGATCATTTCGCTGGACCCCGCCCAATGCCGGCCGGAGCCCGACGCGGGCATGGGGGCGCTGCGGACCGAGCGCGGCAACCTCCCGCTGGAGAGCGTCGACGTCGCCGCGCGCATCTCGGGGCTGATCGCAGGGGTGGAGGTGACGCAGGGCTTCCGCAACCCGTTCGATGTCGCGCTCGAGGCGACCTATGTCTTCCCGCTGCCCGACAGGGCGGCGGTGACCGCGTTCACCATGGAGGCCGACGGCCGGGTGATCGAGGGTGTGCTGAAGGAGCGCGGCCAGGCCAGGGCCGACTACGACAGGGCGCTGAGCGAGGGCAGGAGGGCGGCGCTGGCCGAGGAGGACAGGCCCGACGTCTTCACGATCACCGTCGGCAACATCCTGCCGGGCGAGCGCGTCACCGTGCGGCTCACGCTGAGCCAGCCCCTGCCGTACGAGGACGGCGCGGCGACCTTCCGCTTCCCACTGGTCGTCGCGCCGCGCTACATCCCCGGCGCGCCCCTCGACGGCGCCCCCGCCGGCGGGGGCGTCGCCCCCGACACCGGCGCGGTGCCTGACGCCTCCCGCATCACCCCGCCGGTGCTCCTGCCCGGCTTCCCGCATCCGGTACGGCTGTCGCTCCGCGCCGACGTCGACCCCGCAGGGCTCGAACTGCGAGAGATGGCCTCCAGCCTGCACGTCGTCGAGCGTGAGGGCACGACGGTCGAGCTGCGTCCCGGCGAGCGCCTCGACCGCGACTTCATCCTGCGGCTGTCCTTCGAGGCGTCGACGGCGCTGCTGCTCGACGGCGAGGGCACCTTCCAGCTGACCGTGGTACCGCCCGCCCTCGAGGAGGCCCGCGTGCCGCGCGATGTCGTGCTGCTGCTCGACCGCTCGGGCAGCATGACGGGCTGGAAGATGGTCGCCGCGCGTAGAGCCGCCGCCCGCATCGTCGACACCCTGACCTCCGGTGACAGGTTCGCGGTGTTGACCTTCGACTCGGTGGTGGAGCAGGCCTTCGACGGGCTGCGTCCGGCCTCCGACCGCAACCGCTACCGCGCCGTCGAGCACCTCTCCCGCGTCGACGCCCGTGGCGGCACCGAACTGCTCGCCCCTCTCCACCAGGCCATCTCGCTGCTCACCGCCGTTCCGTCCGTCGAGGAACGACCCGAGGCGGCTGCGGCAGGGAGTGCGAGGGATCGGGTCGTGGTGCTGGTCACCGACGGCCAGGTCGGCAACGAGGACCAGATCCTCGAACAGGCCGGTGGCGCGCTGTCGGCCATGCGCGTCCACGTGGTCGGCATCGACAGGGCGGTCAACGCGGGCTTCCTCGGCAGGCTGGCCGGGCTCGGCGCGGGGCGGTGCGAGCTGGTGGAGTCGGAAGACCGTCTCGACGCCGCCATGGAACAGATCCACCGCCGCATCGGCGCGCCCCTGGTGACGGACCTGTCGCTGAAGGGCCTCGACCTGGAGCCCGACACCGTCACGCACCTGGGCTCGATCTTCCCGGGCGTCCCGCTGACGGTGTCCGGCCGCTACCGCAACGGCTTCACCGGCCAGAGCACCGCTCGGGGTGCCGGCCCTGTCACCGGCGGGATCATCGACCGCGACACGTCCCATGCCTCCGATCAGGGGGCCGCCCGCCACGAGGAGGCGATCACCATTCGCGGCCTCGCCGGGGGTAGCCCATGGGAGCAGACCGTCCCCGGCACCGTCGTCAGCAACCCCGCCCTCCGCGCGATCTGGGCCCGCGCCCACCTTCGTGACCTGGAGGATCGCTACGCGATGGGAGAGCACGACCTCGAGTCCAGGATCGTGGAGACCTCGACCACCTATGGCGTGCTGTGCCGCTTCACCGCATACGTCGCCGTCGACACCCGCCAGGTCACTGACGGCGCGCCCGAGCATCGGGTGATCCAGCCGGTCGAGCCGCCGAGTGGCTGGGAGCTGCCCGCCATGCCCGCCGCCCCCTCCGGGATGATGTTCACGACCATGGCGGCGGCCGCGCCGATGCCGGGAGGCTTCGCTGCCGAGGTCTCCGGCTTCGACGACTCCGGCTCCGGACGACCTGTCCGTGCGGCGGGTCCCGCGCCGCGCCTCCGGCCGGCGGGGATGCCCAAGCTGGGCTTCGGCAAGGCGGTGCCGCCCCAGGCGCCCGTCCGGCACCAGCTCGACCTGGTGCTGCCGCAGCTGGTCGCCGAGCTTGAGCGGCTGAAGACGGTCGCGACTGACCGTCTGGCGTATCTGGCCGATCTCGGTAGCCGGCTTGCGGCGCTCGCGTCCTACCTGGGCGGGCATGACGAGCTGTCCGCGTTGGCGGGCGAGCTGGAGGCGGCCGAGCGTCCCGGCGCCGACGCCGACGCGCTGTGGGCCCGCGCGGTCGAGGTCCTGACCCGGCTCACGGGCGGCTCCCCGGAAACGGGCGAGCGCCGCCCCTTCTGGAAACGCGGCTGA
- a CDS encoding SDR family oxidoreductase, whose translation MSILVTGATGFVGRNVVRQLVERGEGVRALTRNPGTASLPAEVEVVRGDLAEPASLASALKGVERMYLFPVDEAAEEVVALAKAAGVRRIVDLSAASVTVGLHVNPVEAVVEAAGLEWTHVRPCGFMANMLQIWAPMVREAREVRYPFADEPMNLIHEADIAAVAVAALLEDGHDGAAYTLTGPAPVTVREQVAAIGAALGEPVRYTEVTREEARSILKAQGGFAAESADLMLGFVDYGGAAASGADGYADQDWSALLKPWPDGERVLGRPARSYAEWARDHVADFR comes from the coding sequence ATGAGCATCTTGGTGACCGGGGCCACCGGTTTCGTGGGCAGGAACGTCGTGCGGCAGCTCGTCGAGCGTGGAGAGGGCGTGCGCGCGCTCACCAGGAACCCGGGCACGGCCTCGCTGCCGGCTGAGGTCGAGGTGGTGCGGGGCGACCTGGCCGAGCCAGCTTCTCTGGCTTCCGCGCTGAAGGGGGTCGAGCGGATGTACCTGTTCCCCGTCGACGAAGCCGCCGAGGAGGTCGTGGCGCTGGCCAAGGCGGCGGGGGTGCGGCGGATCGTCGACCTGTCCGCCGCGTCGGTGACCGTGGGACTGCACGTCAATCCGGTGGAGGCGGTCGTCGAGGCGGCGGGCCTGGAGTGGACGCACGTGCGACCGTGCGGCTTCATGGCGAACATGCTGCAGATCTGGGCGCCCATGGTCCGGGAGGCGAGGGAGGTGCGTTATCCCTTCGCGGACGAGCCGATGAACCTCATCCACGAGGCCGACATCGCGGCGGTCGCCGTCGCAGCGCTGCTCGAGGACGGCCACGACGGGGCCGCCTACACCTTGACGGGGCCCGCGCCGGTCACCGTACGGGAGCAGGTGGCGGCCATCGGCGCGGCGCTGGGGGAGCCGGTGCGGTACACGGAGGTGACGCGCGAGGAGGCACGTTCGATCTTGAAGGCGCAGGGCGGGTTCGCGGCCGAGAGCGCGGACCTGATGCTGGGGTTTGTTGATTATGGCGGCGCGGCGGCGAGCGGTGCGGACGGGTACGCCGACCAGGACTGGTCGGCGCTGCTGAAGCCGTGGCCGGACGGGGAGCGCGTACTCGGCCGGCCGGCGCGCTCGTATGCGGAGTGGGCCCGAGACCACGTGGCGGACTTCCGGTAG
- a CDS encoding helix-turn-helix transcriptional regulator has translation MANTSARMLRLLSLLQTHRHWPGGALAARLEVSERTLRRDIDRLRELGYPVDAARGVSGGYQLRSGTAMPPLLLDDEEAVAIAVGLGTAAGIDGIEETSVHALAKVVQVMPPRLRRRVEALRSYTLRPAVEGPTVDAAVLTTLAQACRDDERLAFTYTSASGEASERLAEPYRLVALRRRWYLVAWDVGRADWRTFRVDRLTAPAATGVRFRPRDLPGGDAAAFVVSRLGSPPVRHAVVVHVHAPLGQVEQVVAQMGGLVEALDEGTCRLVMHVDDFDWPILILAALGAPFDVIEPEAFRDRLRTTATLFRNATT, from the coding sequence ATGGCCAACACCAGCGCCAGGATGCTGCGGCTGCTCTCCCTGCTGCAGACGCACCGCCACTGGCCGGGCGGCGCGCTCGCGGCCCGCCTCGAAGTGAGCGAGCGCACCCTGCGTCGCGACATCGACCGCCTGCGCGAGCTCGGCTACCCGGTGGACGCGGCCCGCGGCGTCTCCGGCGGCTACCAGCTCAGATCCGGTACGGCGATGCCGCCCCTCCTGCTCGACGACGAGGAGGCCGTGGCCATCGCGGTCGGACTCGGCACCGCGGCGGGCATCGACGGCATCGAGGAGACGTCGGTGCACGCGCTCGCCAAGGTCGTCCAGGTCATGCCGCCACGGCTGCGGCGCAGGGTGGAGGCGCTCAGGTCGTACACGCTGCGCCCGGCGGTGGAGGGACCGACGGTGGACGCCGCCGTGCTGACCACCCTGGCCCAGGCCTGCCGCGACGACGAACGGCTCGCGTTCACCTACACCAGCGCCTCGGGCGAGGCGAGCGAGCGGCTGGCCGAGCCGTACCGGCTGGTGGCGCTGCGCCGCCGCTGGTATCTGGTCGCCTGGGACGTCGGCCGCGCCGACTGGCGCACCTTCCGCGTGGACCGCCTCACCGCCCCCGCCGCCACGGGCGTCCGCTTCCGTCCACGCGACCTGCCCGGCGGCGACGCGGCCGCCTTCGTGGTCTCCAGGCTCGGCTCCCCGCCTGTACGGCATGCCGTGGTGGTGCACGTCCACGCTCCCCTGGGCCAGGTCGAACAGGTGGTCGCGCAGATGGGTGGGCTGGTGGAAGCGCTCGACGAGGGAACCTGCCGCCTGGTGATGCACGTCGACGACTTCGACTGGCCGATTCTGATCCTGGCCGCGCTCGGCGCACCGTTCGACGTCATCGAGCCCGAGGCCTTCCGCGACCGCCTCCGCACCACGGCAACCCTCTTCCGCAACGCCACCACCTGA
- the mmuM gene encoding homocysteine S-methyltransferase yields MTTLVLDGGLATHLEALGADLRDELWSARLLLEDPDLIRQVHADYFAAGAQVATTASYQASLPAFVRRGMTEQEAARLIALSVELAAQARDEAGGGLVAASVGPYGAYLANGAEYTGDYDLDEDGLLAWHRPRWEILAAAGADLLACETIPSFAEARAISRLLKETPDVKAWVAFSCRDTKHLNDGTPIRQAVSVLADSPQVIAVGVNCTSPSYIPGLINELTGFTVVVYPNSGETWDADAQRWRGVADPEEYGAAAKRWQDMGAALIGGCCRTTPAHIRRVRAAIAA; encoded by the coding sequence GTGACCACACTTGTCCTGGATGGCGGCCTAGCCACCCACCTCGAAGCCCTCGGCGCCGATCTGCGCGACGAGCTCTGGTCGGCCCGTCTGCTGCTCGAAGATCCCGACCTCATCCGTCAGGTCCACGCCGACTACTTCGCCGCCGGTGCGCAAGTGGCCACCACCGCCAGCTATCAGGCCTCCCTGCCCGCCTTCGTCCGCCGGGGCATGACCGAGCAGGAAGCCGCCCGCCTCATCGCCCTCTCCGTCGAACTGGCCGCCCAGGCCAGGGACGAGGCCGGTGGCGGCCTGGTCGCCGCCAGCGTCGGGCCCTACGGCGCCTACCTGGCCAACGGCGCGGAGTACACCGGCGACTACGACCTCGACGAGGACGGCCTGCTGGCCTGGCACCGTCCCCGCTGGGAGATCCTCGCCGCGGCCGGCGCCGACCTGCTGGCGTGTGAGACCATCCCCTCCTTCGCGGAGGCCAGGGCGATCAGCCGCCTGCTGAAGGAGACGCCCGACGTGAAGGCATGGGTCGCCTTCTCCTGCCGCGACACGAAGCACCTCAACGACGGCACGCCCATCAGGCAGGCCGTGTCCGTGCTCGCCGACAGCCCGCAGGTGATCGCGGTGGGCGTCAACTGCACCTCGCCCTCCTACATCCCCGGGCTGATCAACGAGCTGACCGGGTTCACCGTCGTCGTCTATCCCAACTCGGGAGAGACGTGGGACGCCGACGCGCAGCGCTGGCGCGGGGTGGCCGACCCCGAGGAGTACGGCGCGGCCGCCAAGCGCTGGCAGGACATGGGCGCCGCGCTCATCGGCGGCTGCTGCCGTACGACGCCCGCGCACATCAGGAGGGTGCGCGCGGCGATCGCGGCGTGA
- a CDS encoding lysophospholipid acyltransferase family protein: protein MFYWVVKAILSPFLHLVFRPWAEGLDNVPRHGPVILAGNHLSFADHFFGALHLPRKVISLGKSDYFTGRGLKGLFTRLFFSGVGTVPIDRSGGKASEAALRTGKRILAEGNVLGIYPEGTRSPDGRLYKGKTGVARLALESRAPVIPWAMVNTFEMMPPGRPLPKFGIRPGVRFGKPLDFSRYYGMEDDRLVLRAVTDEIMYALMELSGQEYVDKYAASARVEMERARRESVG, encoded by the coding sequence GTGTTCTATTGGGTGGTCAAGGCCATCTTGTCGCCGTTCCTGCACTTGGTCTTCAGGCCGTGGGCCGAGGGCCTCGACAACGTGCCGCGTCATGGCCCGGTCATCCTGGCGGGCAACCATCTGTCCTTCGCCGACCACTTCTTCGGCGCGCTCCACCTGCCGCGCAAGGTGATCTCCCTCGGCAAGTCCGACTACTTCACCGGGCGCGGGCTCAAGGGCTTGTTCACCAGGCTGTTCTTCAGCGGGGTGGGCACCGTCCCGATCGACCGCTCGGGCGGCAAGGCCAGCGAGGCCGCGCTGCGCACCGGCAAGCGCATCCTGGCCGAGGGCAACGTGCTCGGCATCTACCCCGAGGGCACCCGCTCGCCCGACGGACGCCTCTACAAGGGCAAGACCGGCGTGGCCAGGCTGGCCCTGGAGTCGCGGGCCCCGGTCATCCCCTGGGCGATGGTCAACACCTTCGAGATGATGCCCCCCGGACGGCCGCTGCCCAAGTTCGGCATCAGGCCTGGCGTGCGGTTCGGCAAGCCGCTCGACTTCTCCCGCTACTACGGGATGGAAGACGACCGCCTCGTCCTCAGGGCGGTCACCGACGAGATCATGTACGCGCTGATGGAGCTGTCCGGCCAGGAGTACGTCGACAAGTACGCCGCCAGCGCCAGGGTCGAGATGGAGCGCGCCAGGCGCGAGTCGGTCGGCTGA
- a CDS encoding alpha/beta hydrolase yields MPVMPGAEPYRHEAGQVGVLLCHGFTGTPQSLRPWGEYLAAHGLSVSLPRLPGHGTTWQEMSRTRWEDWYAELEKAFEDLRGRCAEVFVAGLSLGGCMALRLAEVHGAGVKGVIVVNPSIANDVPLLRLAPVLKWFVSSVPGVANDIKKPGAVELAYTRTPVKAAATLPWLWSKVQADLDSLVSPVLVFHSPEDHVVKPTSVAILRERVAGVTVEELPDSYHVATLDNDADRIFAGSLDFIRTHASVPLQRD; encoded by the coding sequence ATGCCGGTCATGCCAGGCGCTGAGCCGTACCGTCACGAGGCCGGACAGGTCGGCGTGCTGCTCTGCCACGGCTTCACCGGCACGCCGCAGTCGCTGCGTCCGTGGGGGGAGTATCTCGCCGCGCACGGGCTCAGCGTGTCACTGCCCCGGCTGCCCGGGCACGGCACCACCTGGCAGGAGATGAGCAGGACCCGCTGGGAGGACTGGTACGCCGAGCTGGAGAAGGCCTTCGAGGACCTTCGCGGCCGGTGCGCCGAGGTGTTCGTGGCCGGGCTCTCGCTGGGCGGCTGCATGGCCTTACGGCTGGCCGAGGTGCACGGAGCGGGCGTCAAGGGCGTGATCGTGGTCAACCCCTCGATCGCCAACGACGTGCCGCTGCTGCGGCTGGCGCCGGTGCTGAAATGGTTCGTCTCGTCGGTCCCCGGAGTGGCCAACGACATCAAGAAGCCGGGAGCGGTCGAACTGGCCTACACGCGGACCCCTGTCAAGGCGGCGGCGACGCTGCCGTGGCTGTGGTCGAAGGTGCAGGCAGACCTCGACTCGCTCGTCTCGCCGGTCCTGGTGTTCCACAGCCCGGAGGATCACGTGGTCAAGCCGACAAGCGTGGCGATCCTGCGCGAGCGGGTCGCCGGAGTGACGGTCGAGGAGCTCCCCGATAGCTACCATGTTGCGACTCTCGACAACGATGCCGACAGGATCTTTGCCGGGAGCCTGGACTTCATCAGGACACACGCCTCGGTACCCTTGCAGAGGGACTGA
- a CDS encoding endonuclease/exonuclease/phosphatase family protein, with translation MTLTVGTYNIRGMKDDVAALTRVIRAMRADVVCVQEAPRFVGWRRSRMRLAESAGLRVAAGLRLGGVAVLIAPGVRLLHTESRLLKIFLGLEIRAVAIAVVEVEGARFAVGSIHLDLDEAARLHHATEAVTMIEQVAARFGAAIVLAGDINEQDDRTTWRYLAGRLSDCYPRAPKGNGMTFTARSPGKRIDAIFAAQGLRVAWCGGVEADPADLVAATDHLPVVAGLVRG, from the coding sequence GTGACCCTCACGGTCGGCACCTACAACATCCGCGGCATGAAGGACGACGTCGCCGCGCTCACCAGGGTGATCAGGGCCATGCGGGCCGATGTCGTGTGCGTGCAGGAGGCGCCGCGCTTCGTCGGCTGGCGGCGCAGCAGGATGCGGCTGGCCGAGTCGGCGGGGCTGCGGGTCGCCGCCGGCCTCAGGCTCGGCGGCGTGGCCGTTCTCATCGCTCCCGGCGTACGGCTGCTGCACACCGAGAGCAGATTGCTGAAGATCTTCCTAGGTTTGGAGATCAGGGCCGTCGCCATCGCCGTCGTCGAGGTCGAAGGGGCGCGCTTCGCCGTCGGATCGATCCACCTCGATCTCGACGAGGCGGCCCGGCTGCACCACGCCACCGAGGCCGTCACCATGATCGAGCAGGTCGCGGCCAGGTTCGGCGCGGCGATCGTGCTCGCGGGCGACATCAACGAGCAGGACGACAGGACCACCTGGCGCTACCTCGCGGGCCGCCTGAGCGACTGTTATCCGAGGGCGCCCAAAGGTAATGGGATGACCTTCACCGCCAGGAGCCCCGGCAAGCGCATCGACGCGATCTTCGCCGCTCAGGGGCTGCGGGTGGCCTGGTGCGGCGGTGTCGAGGCCGATCCCGCCGACCTTGTGGCGGCCACCGACCACCTGCCGGTGGTGGCCGGGCTAGTTCGGGGGTAG
- a CDS encoding ROK family glucokinase, which translates to MLTIGVDIGGTKVAAGVVDENGAILENALRPTPADRPDLVAETVADVVKELARGKEIEAVGVGAAGFVDETRSIVRFAPNLAWREEPLQKKITELIGLPVVVENDANAMAWAEARFGAGRGESHLVCVTVGTGIGGGIVIDGHLYRGRWGMGAELGHMQVVPEGRLCGCGNLGCWEQYASGNALVRETREIVANQPERAATLLGLAGGTIEGEEVTEAARQGDEAALAAFAAMADWLAQGLADLAAILDPGRFIVGGGVSRAADLFIDRTRETFGRVLTGRGHRPVAEIRLAELGASAGLVGAADLARRR; encoded by the coding sequence ATGCTGACGATCGGTGTGGACATCGGCGGGACCAAGGTCGCCGCCGGTGTGGTGGACGAGAACGGCGCCATTCTCGAGAACGCCCTGCGGCCCACCCCCGCCGACCGGCCCGACCTGGTCGCCGAGACGGTCGCGGATGTCGTCAAGGAACTGGCGCGGGGCAAGGAGATCGAGGCCGTCGGCGTCGGCGCCGCCGGCTTCGTCGACGAGACCCGCTCCATCGTCCGTTTCGCGCCCAACCTCGCCTGGCGCGAGGAGCCGCTGCAGAAGAAGATCACCGAGCTGATCGGCCTGCCCGTCGTGGTGGAGAACGACGCCAATGCCATGGCGTGGGCCGAGGCCCGCTTCGGCGCGGGCAGGGGCGAGAGCCACCTCGTCTGCGTCACCGTCGGCACCGGCATCGGCGGCGGCATCGTCATCGACGGCCACCTCTATCGCGGCCGCTGGGGCATGGGCGCCGAGCTCGGCCACATGCAGGTCGTGCCGGAGGGCCGGCTGTGCGGCTGCGGCAACCTCGGCTGCTGGGAGCAGTACGCCAGCGGCAACGCGCTGGTCCGCGAGACCAGGGAGATCGTCGCCAACCAGCCCGAGCGTGCCGCCACCCTGCTCGGCCTGGCTGGCGGCACCATCGAGGGCGAGGAGGTCACCGAGGCCGCCAGACAGGGCGACGAGGCCGCGCTGGCCGCCTTCGCCGCCATGGCCGACTGGCTGGCGCAGGGCCTGGCCGACCTGGCCGCCATCCTCGACCCCGGCCGCTTCATCGTGGGCGGCGGCGTGTCCAGGGCGGCCGACCTGTTCATCGACAGGACCCGCGAGACGTTCGGGCGCGTGCTGACCGGCAGGGGACACCGGCCCGTCGCCGAGATCAGGCTGGCCGAGCTCGGCGCGTCCGCCGGGCTCGTGGGCGCTGCGGATCTGGCCAGAAGACGTTAA
- a CDS encoding DUF5304 family protein, protein MTESNERDPIGTVAEEARKLFDTLQGRATRQVGRTVFNSFTGGGGRQERDVWGEAVAEHPEGEYICRACPVCRAIAAQKESGADVTGHLMAAGGELFAAFRQALDALSRPSSPRAPREERREDVEHIDLG, encoded by the coding sequence ATGACTGAGAGCAACGAAAGAGACCCGATCGGCACCGTCGCCGAGGAGGCGCGCAAGCTGTTCGACACGCTGCAGGGCAGGGCGACCCGGCAGGTCGGCAGGACGGTGTTCAACTCGTTCACCGGCGGCGGTGGCCGTCAGGAGAGAGACGTGTGGGGCGAGGCCGTCGCCGAGCACCCCGAGGGCGAGTACATCTGCCGCGCCTGTCCCGTCTGCAGGGCGATCGCCGCGCAGAAGGAGTCGGGCGCCGACGTGACCGGGCACCTGATGGCCGCGGGCGGCGAGCTGTTCGCCGCCTTCCGCCAGGCACTGGACGCGCTGAGCCGTCCGAGCTCCCCCCGAGCCCCCCGCGAGGAGCGGCGCGAGGACGTGGAGCACATCGACCTGGGCTGA